GCCGTGATAGCAAGAGAGATCGAGCCAAAACTATTTATCCTTGGTTCAAGTCTCATTCTCTTCAGGCAGCCGGTCAGTGAAATACGGAAAATTGCTGATGAAATCGGGGCGTACGTTATGTATGATGCGAGCCATGTTCTGGGACTGATTGCGGGAAAGTCGTTCCAGAATCCAATCAAGGAGGGTGCAGATGTTATGACCGGTTCAACCCACAAAACGTTTTTTGGACCGCAGAGGGCCATAATAGCGAGCAAAGAGGGTTTGGCAGAAGACATAGACAGAGCAGTTTTTCCAGGTGTTGTCAGCAATCACCATCTCAACACCCTTGCGGGTTACGTCATTGCGGCCATGGAGATGCTTGAGTTTGGGGAAAGATACGCAAAGCAGGTTGTTAAAAACGCCAAAACGCTGGCAGAAGAGCTGTACAATCTTGGATACAGAGTTTTAGGTGAGAACAAAGGATTTACCGAAACACATCAGGTTGCTGTCGACGTGAAAGAACACGGTGGTGGGGAGAGAGTGGCCAAAAAGCTCGAAGCTGTTGGGATAATCCTGAACAAAAATCTGCTGCCATGGGACTCGATTGAAGACACCGAAGATCCTTCAGGAATCAGAATAGGTGTTCAGGAAGTGACAAGGCTTGGAATGAAGGAAGAAGATATGAGAATTCTTGCCAATTTCATCGATGCGGCAATTAGAGAGAAGAAAAGCGCTGCGACAATCAGAGAGGAGATAAAAGAGTTTAAAAAGAATTTCAGGACTGTTAAATACTCCTTCGATGAATTTGATGCATACAGGTTTCCAGAACTGAAATGAGAGTGTGGATAGACCCTGGATCCGGTCCTGAAAAGCTGAGAGAGCAATTAAGAGCGCTGAACAGCGAGCTATATGAGAGATTGATGATGATCGACCCCAGCGACGAATTCATACAGTACATGCTGAAACCACTGAGGAGCAGTGTGAGAGTAAACACACTTAAGGCAGATGCTGAAGTTGTGAAAGAGAACATGAAAGAGGTAATCACTGGGGATGTGCCGTGGTGCCGGGAGGGATTTTTTGTCAGTATAGACGACTTTTCTGCCGTTCCAGAACATCAACTCGGGATAATCTTCTCACAGGAAGCCTCTTCAATGATTCCGCCCGTTGTCATGAGTCCCGAGCCGGGTATGGACGTTCTGGACATCGCAGCATCCCCGGGAGCAAAAACTACGCAAATAGCCCAGTACATGGAAAACAAGGGATGCATTGTTGCCAACGACGTTAAGTACCAGAGAATAAACATTCTGATATCAAATCTGCAGAAATGCGGGGTCTTGATAGCCAAGGTTACGGAAAAGGACGGAAGATACTTCGGGAGGTTCAGAAACAGGTTCGATGCCGTACTTGTCGACGCACCATGCAGCAACATGGGGATGATAAGAAAAAACTACAAAAACATCAGATTGTGGAGGTTAAAGGACTGCTATAGCCTCTCAAAACTTCAGAAAGAACTTCTTCTCGCTGCTTATCGATCAGTTAAACCTGGAGGTGTTGTGGTCTACTCAACCTGTACACTTGAGCCGATAGAGAATGAGGAGGTTGTACACTACCTTTTGAAAAACACCGACGCCGAGATAGAGAACATAAAAATACCCGCACAGAGAACCAGACCTTTTCTGAGGTTTGATGGTAAGGAGTATCTGGAGGAGGTGAGAAGGTGTCTGAGAATTCATCCGCAGGACAACGACACGGAGGGGTTTTTTGTAGCGAAATTGAGGAAACCGTAAGGTCTCTTCTTAAAAAACAGTTTGACGCTGAAATTAACGGCTTGAGATTTAGAATTGGAGGCAAAAACAGAATTTACGCCTACAGAGAGTGCGAATTTGATGAAATTGCGGTACACAGCGGCATGTATTTCGGTACGCTTGAAAGAGATGGTTTGAGACTGTCACTGGACGGGAGCTTCATCGTGGGCAGCAGCGCTAAAAAGAATGTGGTTGAGCTGGATGATACCAGCGCATTTAAATGGCTCACAGGAAGAGATGTCGAGGCAGAAGTTACCGGTTACTGCATTCTGAAGTGGAAAGAACGGGGATACATCCTCGGATGCGGAAAAGGGAACGGAAAACTCATCAGAAACTTCGTCCCCAAGGACAGAAGGATAAAGAAGTGAAACCTTTTAAATACGACAACGATTTTTGTTTATGAAACTTGGATTTGTTGGAGCAGGTAGAGTTGGCAGCACATCAGCGTTCACCTGTCTTCTGAACATGGATGTTGAGGAGATTGCTCTTGTCGATATAGCCGAAGACCTTGCAGTTGGAGAAGCAATGGATCTGTCACATGCCGCAGCGGGAATAGACAAGTATCCCAAAATTGTTGGCGGTAGCGACTACGCTCTGCTGAAGGGCAGTGAAATAATCGTCGTAACTGCTGGACTTGCAAGAAAGCCCGGGATGACAAGGCTGGACCTCGCAACCAAGAACGCTGCAATTATTAAAGACATCGCAAATAAGATCGTTCAGACATCACCCGAGAGCAAGATTCTCGTTGTGACGAACCCCATGGACATTATGACCTACATCATGTGGAAGGAGAGTGGGAAGCCAAGAAATGAAGTTTTTGGTATGGGCAACCAGCTCGATTCTCAGAGGCTCAAGGACAGACTCCACGCAGCGGGCGTCAGGAACATAAAAAGGGCCTGGATAATCGGAGAGCACGGAGACAGCATGTTCGTGGCCAAAAGTCTCGCCGATTTTGACGGAGATGTCAACTGGGAGGAGGTTGAGAAAGATACAAGGTTTGTAGCAGCGGAAGTAATAAAGAGGAAAGGGGCAACGATCTTCGGGCCTGCAGTAGCGATATACAGAATGGTGAGAGCGGTTGTGGAGGATACCGGTGAGATTCTGCCGACCAGCTTCGTGCTCCAGGGAGAATACGGACTGGAGAATGTTGCTGTTGGTGTGCCTGTGAAACTCGGAAAACATGGTGCAGAGTTTGTTGACATGGGTTTAACAGATGAAGAAATTGAAAACCTGAAAAAGTCAGCATCGATTCTCAGAGAAAGGCTCACCGAGCTCGGTTATTAACTATTTTTAAAACA
This genomic interval from Archaeoglobus neptunius contains the following:
- a CDS encoding serine hydroxymethyltransferase encodes the protein MNPSRVFDIIEKHTKMMEDSIPLIASENITSPLVRRCYVSDLGHRYAEGKVGERFYEGCSYIDEIEQMAIDLTRKIFEVEHANVQPISGVVANIAAFFALTSAGDTIMSLSVPCGGHISHDTVSAAGLRGLRVVHYPFNNEEMTIDLDRTAVIAREIEPKLFILGSSLILFRQPVSEIRKIADEIGAYVMYDASHVLGLIAGKSFQNPIKEGADVMTGSTHKTFFGPQRAIIASKEGLAEDIDRAVFPGVVSNHHLNTLAGYVIAAMEMLEFGERYAKQVVKNAKTLAEELYNLGYRVLGENKGFTETHQVAVDVKEHGGGERVAKKLEAVGIILNKNLLPWDSIEDTEDPSGIRIGVQEVTRLGMKEEDMRILANFIDAAIREKKSAATIREEIKEFKKNFRTVKYSFDEFDAYRFPELK
- a CDS encoding NOL1/NOP2/sun family putative RNA methylase, producing MRVWIDPGSGPEKLREQLRALNSELYERLMMIDPSDEFIQYMLKPLRSSVRVNTLKADAEVVKENMKEVITGDVPWCREGFFVSIDDFSAVPEHQLGIIFSQEASSMIPPVVMSPEPGMDVLDIAASPGAKTTQIAQYMENKGCIVANDVKYQRINILISNLQKCGVLIAKVTEKDGRYFGRFRNRFDAVLVDAPCSNMGMIRKNYKNIRLWRLKDCYSLSKLQKELLLAAYRSVKPGGVVVYSTCTLEPIENEEVVHYLLKNTDAEIENIKIPAQRTRPFLRFDGKEYLEEVRRCLRIHPQDNDTEGFFVAKLRKP
- a CDS encoding methyltransferase RsmF C-terminal domain-like protein, with translation MRFRIGGKNRIYAYRECEFDEIAVHSGMYFGTLERDGLRLSLDGSFIVGSSAKKNVVELDDTSAFKWLTGRDVEAEVTGYCILKWKERGYILGCGKGNGKLIRNFVPKDRRIKK
- the mdh gene encoding malate dehydrogenase, whose translation is MKLGFVGAGRVGSTSAFTCLLNMDVEEIALVDIAEDLAVGEAMDLSHAAAGIDKYPKIVGGSDYALLKGSEIIVVTAGLARKPGMTRLDLATKNAAIIKDIANKIVQTSPESKILVVTNPMDIMTYIMWKESGKPRNEVFGMGNQLDSQRLKDRLHAAGVRNIKRAWIIGEHGDSMFVAKSLADFDGDVNWEEVEKDTRFVAAEVIKRKGATIFGPAVAIYRMVRAVVEDTGEILPTSFVLQGEYGLENVAVGVPVKLGKHGAEFVDMGLTDEEIENLKKSASILRERLTELGY